In a genomic window of Curtobacterium flaccumfaciens pv. betae:
- a CDS encoding UDP-glucose dehydrogenase family protein: MRISVIGCGYLGAVHAASMAKLGHEVVAVDVDPTKIERLAAGEAPFFEPGLPEILTEALESGRIRFTTDMAEVAGARVHFLAVGTPQGPTGAADLTYVDAAVAALTPHLSAGEFVVGKSTVPVGTAARLAAEVSEAVPGATLVWNPEFLREGFAVQDTIAPDRFVYGVPDGEAGEQAVAALDEVYAEALSTGTPRLVVNLPTAELVKISANAFLATKISFINSMAEIAEVAGADVTALADAIGHDARIGRKFLNAGLGFGGGCLPKDIRAFQARANELGVGESLAFLADVDATNLRRRAHVVELAQELLGGVVSGKRVAVLGLAFKPNSDDVRDSPALDIAARLHELGAVVSAYDPEAVVTARRVRPELDYVESAAEALGGAELVLVLTEWTEFRELDATAAAALVASPVVIDGRNCLDRDAWTAAGFTYRGMGR, from the coding sequence GTGCGTATCTCAGTGATCGGCTGCGGCTACCTCGGTGCCGTGCACGCCGCCTCCATGGCCAAACTCGGACACGAGGTTGTCGCCGTGGACGTCGACCCCACCAAGATCGAGCGGCTCGCTGCGGGCGAGGCCCCCTTCTTCGAGCCGGGCCTGCCCGAGATCCTGACCGAGGCCCTCGAGTCCGGTCGGATCCGCTTCACCACCGACATGGCCGAGGTCGCCGGCGCCCGCGTGCACTTCCTCGCCGTCGGCACCCCGCAGGGTCCGACCGGTGCCGCAGACCTGACTTACGTGGACGCCGCCGTCGCCGCGCTCACCCCGCACCTGTCCGCGGGCGAGTTCGTCGTCGGCAAGTCGACCGTGCCCGTCGGCACCGCCGCACGCCTGGCCGCCGAGGTCAGCGAAGCCGTCCCCGGTGCCACCCTCGTCTGGAACCCCGAGTTCCTGCGTGAGGGCTTCGCCGTGCAGGACACCATCGCGCCGGACCGCTTCGTCTACGGCGTGCCCGACGGCGAGGCCGGCGAACAAGCCGTCGCCGCCCTCGACGAGGTCTACGCCGAGGCGCTGTCCACCGGCACGCCCCGACTCGTCGTCAACCTGCCCACCGCCGAGCTCGTGAAGATCAGCGCCAACGCGTTCCTCGCCACGAAGATCTCGTTCATCAACTCGATGGCCGAGATCGCCGAGGTCGCCGGTGCCGACGTCACGGCGCTCGCCGACGCGATCGGCCACGACGCCCGCATCGGCCGGAAGTTCCTGAACGCCGGCCTCGGCTTCGGTGGCGGCTGCCTGCCGAAGGACATCCGTGCGTTCCAGGCGCGGGCGAACGAGCTGGGCGTCGGGGAGTCCCTGGCGTTCCTGGCCGACGTCGACGCCACGAACCTGCGCCGTCGCGCCCACGTCGTGGAGCTGGCCCAGGAGCTGCTCGGCGGGGTCGTCAGCGGCAAGCGCGTCGCGGTGCTCGGCCTGGCCTTCAAGCCGAACTCCGACGACGTCCGCGACTCGCCGGCCCTCGACATCGCGGCCCGCCTGCACGAACTCGGCGCCGTCGTCTCGGCGTACGACCCCGAGGCCGTCGTCACCGCGCGCCGCGTGCGCCCCGAGCTCGACTACGTCGAGAGCGCGGCCGAGGCACTGGGGGGAGCGGAGCTGGTGCTCGTGCTCACCGAGTGGACCGAGTTCCGCGAGCTCGACGCGACCGCCGCCGCCGCGCTCGTGGCGTCACCCGTCGTCATCGACGGCCGCAACTGCCTCGATCGCGACGCCTGGACCGCGGCGGGCTTCACGTACCGCGGCATGGGGCGCTGA
- a CDS encoding PH domain-containing protein, giving the protein MTAEPPPERVVARLRPHARRLVRPAVFVVLVTAAGGFGFGVFQAQLAWLNAVVALVVVVLVVFGGAVPLFRWMSERYVVTTRRLVVVNGLGTRTRRELLHSRGYDVTVRRRGLQGLFRSGDVLVFPGDDPAVVLADVPHADLVVAVLHDLVEAYEARRRHREPDWDEIVGGPDRPPWGDVRA; this is encoded by the coding sequence ATGACCGCCGAGCCCCCGCCCGAACGTGTCGTCGCGCGCCTGCGACCGCACGCTCGTCGGCTGGTGCGCCCGGCGGTGTTCGTCGTGCTCGTCACCGCGGCCGGGGGGTTCGGCTTCGGCGTGTTCCAGGCGCAGCTGGCGTGGCTGAACGCCGTCGTCGCGCTCGTCGTCGTGGTGCTCGTCGTGTTCGGCGGCGCCGTCCCGCTGTTCCGCTGGATGTCGGAGCGGTACGTCGTCACCACCCGTCGCCTGGTCGTGGTCAACGGACTCGGCACGCGGACGCGGCGGGAGCTCCTGCACTCCCGCGGCTACGACGTCACCGTGCGGCGCCGCGGGCTGCAGGGGCTGTTCCGCTCCGGCGACGTGCTCGTGTTCCCCGGGGACGACCCGGCGGTGGTCCTCGCCGACGTGCCGCACGCCGACCTCGTCGTCGCCGTCCTCCACGACCTGGTGGAGGCGTACGAGGCCAGGCGCCGGCACCGTGAGCCGGACTGGGACGAGATCGTCGGCGGTCCGGACCGTCCGCCGTGGGGTGACGTGCGGGCCTGA
- a CDS encoding biotin--[acetyl-CoA-carboxylase] ligase — MSTSPSPSFPATSEAVRSAGATITAPAETGSTNADLLAAAPEQQHGSVLATLHQTAGRGRLDRTWTAPAGETLAASVLVRADLDDHDRGWLPLVAGAAMRDAIASVLPTGADVVVKWPNDVQVAGDKVCGILCQVAADGSVVVGAGVNLTIPADRLPTPTSTSLLLAGAVDDAPALADAVLSAFLRSVLEAVAGLVTGGPAAETVRSHVRAACGTIGRRIRLELPDGTVEEADATGIDDAGRITIRDQAGRTRGVAVGDVTHLRYA; from the coding sequence ATGTCCACATCCCCGTCGCCGTCGTTCCCCGCCACCAGCGAGGCGGTCCGGTCGGCGGGCGCGACGATCACCGCCCCCGCCGAGACCGGGTCCACCAACGCGGACCTGCTCGCCGCCGCTCCGGAGCAGCAGCACGGCAGCGTCCTCGCGACCCTGCACCAGACCGCGGGCCGGGGTCGGCTCGACCGCACCTGGACCGCTCCGGCCGGTGAGACGCTGGCCGCCAGCGTGCTCGTCCGGGCGGACCTGGACGACCACGACCGCGGCTGGCTGCCGTTGGTGGCCGGCGCGGCCATGCGCGACGCGATCGCGTCGGTGCTCCCCACCGGCGCGGACGTCGTGGTGAAGTGGCCGAACGACGTGCAGGTCGCCGGGGACAAGGTGTGCGGGATCCTCTGCCAGGTCGCCGCCGACGGCAGCGTCGTGGTCGGGGCCGGCGTGAACCTGACGATCCCGGCTGATCGGCTGCCCACCCCGACGTCCACCTCGCTCCTGCTCGCCGGCGCGGTCGACGACGCACCCGCCCTGGCCGACGCGGTCCTGTCCGCCTTCCTGCGGTCCGTCCTGGAGGCGGTGGCCGGCCTGGTCACGGGTGGTCCCGCCGCCGAGACGGTCCGGTCTCACGTCCGCGCCGCGTGCGGCACCATCGGTCGCCGCATCCGCCTCGAGCTGCCGGACGGCACCGTCGAGGAGGCCGACGCGACCGGCATCGACGACGCCGGTCGCATCACGATCCGGGACCAGGCGGGGCGCACCAGGGGCGTCGCGGTGGGAGACGTCACCCACCTGCGGTATGCATGA
- a CDS encoding acyl-CoA carboxylase subunit beta — protein MTSGDTPDLSTTAGRLADLRDRYHEAVTAAGESAIAKQHAKGKGTARERIEQLLDPNSFVEFDEFVRHRTTSFGMDAKRPYGDAVVTGVGTIHGRNVAVYAQDFTVFGGSLGEVAGEKIIKVMQHALKTGVPIIGILDSGGARIQEGVVALGKYGEIFRLNTQASGVIPQLSIVMGPAAGGAVYSPALTDFVIMVDKTSHMFVTGPDVIKTVTGEDVGFEELGGAQTHNAVSGVAHYLAEDETDALDYARSLIGFLPDNNLSDPPAYDVAPELETTDADHELDLVIPDSTNQPYDVTTIIEHIVDDGEFLEVQPLFAPNILIGFGRVEGRTVGIIANQPQAMAGTLNIDAGEKAARFVRFCDAFGIPILTLVDVPGYLPGTDQEWTGVIRRGAKLLYAYAEATVPLVTVITRKAYGGAYIVMGSKQLGADINLAWPTAEIAVMGGQGAVNILYRAEIKRAEESGEDVAAVRTKLANEYTYNVASPYLAAERGELDGIIQPHATRVSVIKALRSLRGKRATLPPKKHGNIPL, from the coding sequence GTGACTTCAGGAGACACCCCCGATCTGTCGACGACGGCCGGCCGGCTGGCCGACCTCCGCGACCGGTACCACGAGGCCGTGACCGCCGCGGGCGAATCCGCCATCGCCAAGCAGCACGCGAAGGGCAAGGGCACCGCGCGCGAACGCATCGAGCAGCTGCTCGATCCGAACTCCTTCGTGGAGTTCGACGAGTTCGTGCGCCACCGCACCACGTCGTTCGGCATGGACGCCAAGCGCCCCTACGGTGACGCGGTCGTCACCGGCGTCGGCACGATCCACGGCCGCAACGTCGCGGTCTACGCCCAGGACTTCACGGTCTTCGGCGGGTCCCTCGGCGAGGTCGCCGGCGAGAAGATCATCAAGGTCATGCAGCACGCGCTGAAGACGGGCGTGCCGATCATCGGCATCCTCGACTCCGGCGGCGCCCGCATCCAGGAAGGCGTGGTCGCGCTCGGCAAGTACGGCGAGATCTTCCGCCTGAACACCCAGGCCTCCGGCGTCATCCCGCAGCTCTCCATCGTGATGGGCCCGGCGGCCGGCGGTGCGGTGTACTCCCCCGCCTTGACCGACTTCGTCATCATGGTCGACAAGACCAGCCACATGTTCGTCACCGGTCCGGACGTCATCAAGACCGTCACGGGCGAGGACGTCGGCTTCGAGGAGCTCGGTGGCGCGCAGACCCACAACGCGGTCTCCGGCGTGGCCCACTACCTGGCCGAGGACGAGACCGACGCGCTCGACTACGCGCGCTCGCTCATCGGGTTCCTGCCGGACAACAACCTGTCCGACCCGCCGGCCTACGACGTCGCCCCGGAGCTCGAGACCACCGACGCCGACCACGAGCTCGACCTCGTGATCCCGGACTCGACGAACCAGCCGTACGACGTCACCACGATCATCGAGCACATCGTCGACGACGGTGAGTTCCTCGAGGTGCAGCCGCTCTTCGCGCCGAACATCCTGATCGGCTTCGGCCGGGTCGAGGGCCGCACGGTCGGCATCATCGCGAACCAGCCGCAGGCGATGGCCGGCACGTTGAACATCGACGCCGGCGAGAAGGCCGCCCGCTTCGTGCGGTTCTGCGACGCGTTCGGCATCCCGATCCTGACCCTGGTGGACGTGCCCGGCTACCTGCCCGGCACCGACCAGGAGTGGACCGGCGTCATCCGCCGCGGCGCGAAGCTGCTGTACGCCTACGCCGAGGCCACCGTCCCGCTCGTCACCGTCATCACCCGCAAGGCCTACGGCGGCGCGTACATCGTGATGGGCTCGAAGCAGCTCGGTGCCGACATCAACCTGGCGTGGCCGACCGCCGAGATCGCCGTCATGGGCGGCCAGGGTGCCGTCAACATCCTGTACCGCGCCGAGATCAAGCGCGCCGAGGAGTCCGGCGAGGACGTCGCCGCGGTCCGCACGAAGCTCGCGAACGAGTACACGTACAACGTCGCGTCGCCCTACCTGGCAGCCGAGCGCGGTGAGCTCGACGGCATCATCCAGCCGCACGCCACCCGGGTGTCGGTCATCAAGGCCCTCCGGTCGCTGCGGGGCAAGCGCGCCACGCTGCCCCCGAAGAAGCACGGGAACATCCCCCTCTGA
- a CDS encoding acyl-CoA carboxylase epsilon subunit: MGRHAAAVPSDEPASVADVRVVSGDPTPEELAAVVAVLQRQADEAAAAGRAAVVVEPRTGWAAGGGTLWSGHCVIDRRRDDRHRDPEPATGRPGGAAPARTVPPVRSLLTSTAGVPQLGAVAPGGSALAAGGDRVVAVDSAVLTFADDVSVDEIDAYVATGEPLEVAGAFTIDGRAAAYITRIDGAPSAVIGMSLPVLRSMLLRGFGIAWHDLWAL, from the coding sequence ATGGGTCGACACGCAGCAGCCGTGCCCTCGGACGAGCCCGCCTCGGTGGCGGACGTCCGGGTGGTCTCCGGCGACCCCACCCCCGAGGAGCTCGCCGCCGTCGTGGCCGTCCTGCAGCGCCAGGCCGACGAAGCCGCAGCGGCCGGACGCGCCGCCGTGGTCGTCGAGCCCCGCACGGGGTGGGCCGCCGGCGGCGGGACGCTGTGGAGCGGACACTGCGTGATCGATCGACGACGCGACGACCGGCACCGGGACCCGGAACCGGCCACGGGACGGCCAGGAGGCGCGGCACCGGCCCGCACCGTGCCTCCCGTCCGGTCCCTGCTCACGTCCACCGCCGGCGTCCCGCAGCTGGGTGCCGTCGCGCCCGGCGGGTCGGCGCTGGCCGCCGGTGGCGACCGCGTGGTCGCGGTCGACAGCGCGGTGCTGACCTTCGCCGACGACGTGTCCGTCGACGAGATCGACGCGTACGTCGCGACGGGCGAGCCGCTCGAGGTCGCGGGTGCCTTCACCATCGACGGCCGGGCCGCCGCGTACATCACGCGGATCGACGGCGCACCGTCCGCCGTGATCGGGATGTCGCTGCCGGTGCTGCGATCGATGCTCCTCCGGGGCTTCGGCATCGCCTGGCACGACCTGTGGGCACTGTAG
- a CDS encoding acetyl/propionyl/methylcrotonyl-CoA carboxylase subunit alpha, giving the protein MPRISKVLIANRGEIAVRIIRAARDAGKASVAVYADQDRDALHARLADEAYALNGTTSADTYLVIDKIISVARRSGADAVHPGYGFLAENADFARAVIDAGLVWIGPSPESIERLGDKVSARHVAEKVGAPLAPGTIEPVQDVSEVFDFVDQVGLPVAIKAAFGGGGRGLKVVRDRASVEELFESATREAIAAFGRGECFVEKYLDKPRHVETQCLADEHGNVVVVSTRDCSLQRRHQKLVEEAPAPYLTPEQQTALYESSKAILREVGYVGAGTCEFLIGADGTVSFLEVNTRLQVEHCVSEEVTGIDLVREQFRIAEGGVLDYSDPTPRGHSFEFRINGEDPGRNFFPAPGPVHAFNAPSGPGVRVDSGVVSGDVVSGSFDSMLAKLIVTGATRAEALERSRRALAEFEVTGLPTVLPFHRAVVSDPAFATADDEPFSIYTQWIETDFVNEIPAWSGSPEELPAPAARESVVVEVQGKRIEVTMPSIVGGGAAGAGLAGRRPAGPTAPPKRRSSAVRGGLAKSGSSVASPMQATVVKLAVAEGDTVVKGDLLVVLEAMKMEQPVQAHKDGVVTGLNAPVGQTVSSGHVLLELA; this is encoded by the coding sequence ATGCCCCGTATCAGCAAGGTCCTCATCGCGAACCGCGGCGAGATCGCCGTCCGCATCATCCGCGCGGCCCGCGACGCGGGCAAGGCATCGGTCGCGGTCTACGCCGACCAGGACCGCGATGCCCTGCACGCCCGCCTCGCCGACGAGGCCTACGCGCTGAACGGCACCACGAGCGCCGACACGTACCTCGTCATCGACAAGATCATCTCGGTTGCCCGCCGCTCCGGCGCGGACGCCGTGCACCCGGGCTACGGGTTCCTCGCCGAGAACGCCGACTTCGCCCGCGCCGTCATCGATGCCGGGCTCGTCTGGATCGGCCCGTCGCCGGAATCGATCGAGCGCCTCGGTGACAAGGTCTCCGCGCGCCACGTCGCCGAGAAGGTCGGCGCGCCGCTCGCCCCCGGCACCATCGAGCCCGTGCAGGACGTCTCCGAGGTCTTCGACTTCGTCGACCAGGTCGGTCTGCCCGTCGCGATCAAGGCGGCGTTCGGCGGTGGCGGTCGTGGACTGAAGGTCGTCCGCGACCGTGCCTCCGTCGAGGAGCTCTTCGAGTCCGCCACGCGGGAGGCGATCGCCGCGTTCGGTCGGGGCGAGTGCTTCGTCGAGAAGTACCTGGACAAGCCGCGCCACGTCGAGACCCAGTGCCTGGCGGACGAGCACGGCAACGTCGTCGTGGTCTCCACCCGCGACTGCTCCCTGCAGCGTCGTCACCAGAAGCTCGTCGAGGAAGCCCCGGCGCCCTACCTGACGCCCGAGCAGCAGACCGCGCTGTACGAGTCGTCCAAGGCGATCCTGCGCGAGGTCGGCTACGTCGGTGCCGGCACCTGCGAGTTCCTCATCGGTGCCGACGGCACCGTGTCGTTCCTCGAGGTCAACACCCGCCTGCAGGTCGAGCACTGCGTCTCCGAAGAGGTCACCGGCATCGACCTGGTGCGCGAGCAGTTCCGCATCGCCGAGGGCGGCGTGCTCGACTACTCGGACCCCACGCCGCGGGGACACTCGTTCGAGTTCCGCATCAACGGCGAGGACCCGGGTCGCAACTTCTTCCCCGCGCCCGGCCCCGTGCACGCCTTCAACGCACCGTCCGGCCCCGGCGTGCGTGTCGACTCGGGCGTCGTCTCCGGTGACGTCGTGTCCGGCTCGTTCGACTCGATGCTCGCGAAGCTGATCGTCACCGGCGCCACCCGTGCCGAGGCGCTGGAGCGTTCGCGTCGTGCACTCGCCGAGTTCGAGGTCACGGGCCTGCCGACCGTGCTCCCCTTCCACCGCGCCGTGGTGTCGGACCCGGCGTTCGCGACGGCCGACGACGAGCCCTTCAGCATCTACACGCAGTGGATCGAGACCGACTTCGTCAACGAGATCCCGGCGTGGAGCGGCTCCCCCGAGGAACTTCCGGCCCCGGCTGCGCGCGAGAGCGTCGTCGTCGAGGTGCAGGGCAAGCGCATCGAGGTCACCATGCCGTCGATCGTCGGTGGCGGTGCTGCCGGTGCCGGTCTCGCCGGTCGTCGTCCCGCCGGCCCCACCGCTCCTCCGAAGCGCCGCTCGTCGGCCGTCCGCGGGGGCCTGGCGAAGTCCGGGTCGTCCGTCGCGTCGCCGATGCAGGCCACCGTGGTGAAGCTCGCGGTCGCCGAGGGTGACACCGTGGTGAAGGGCGACCTGCTCGTCGTGCTCGAGGCCATGAAGATGGAGCAGCCCGTGCAGGCCCACAAGGACGGCGTCGTCACCGGCCTGAACGCCCCGGTCGGCCAGACGGTCTCGTCCGGTCACGTGCTGCTCGAGCTCGCGTAG